Proteins encoded together in one Bacteroidales bacterium window:
- a CDS encoding glycerophosphodiester phosphodiesterase family protein gives MKKIILFLYCWLFIPVSFSQTRVDSLLRKLHSPDNDYVFVVAHRADWRNAPENSNRAIELAIAMGADMVEIDIRKTKDDQFVVIHDKTIDRTMTGKGKVEEFTVEELKKLRLRAGNGIKTYEHIPTLEEALFICKDRILVNIDKGGTYIKEITPILRKTDTEKQVIIKGKYTVAKVKEEYGKNTGMLYMPIVDIDKPESWIELSNFLKDFKPIAVEACFKTDNFKELNRLSEITRQGSRIWINTLWDTLCGGHDDESAMTDKDANWGWVIKQGATLIQTDRPKELIRYLKEKGLRNL, from the coding sequence ATGAAAAAAATAATTCTTTTCCTGTATTGCTGGCTTTTCATCCCTGTATCTTTCTCCCAGACTCGTGTTGATTCTTTGCTAAGAAAGCTACATAGCCCGGACAATGATTATGTTTTTGTTGTCGCACACCGGGCGGACTGGAGGAATGCTCCTGAGAATTCAAACCGGGCTATTGAACTGGCCATTGCCATGGGAGCGGATATGGTGGAGATCGATATACGAAAAACCAAAGACGATCAGTTTGTCGTGATCCATGACAAAACGATCGACCGTACCATGACGGGAAAGGGGAAAGTCGAAGAATTTACGGTTGAAGAATTGAAAAAATTACGGTTAAGGGCTGGTAATGGAATAAAAACCTATGAACACATCCCAACACTCGAAGAGGCATTGTTCATCTGCAAAGACCGGATATTGGTGAATATTGATAAAGGTGGTACTTATATTAAGGAAATCACCCCGATTCTCCGGAAAACAGATACGGAAAAGCAGGTCATCATCAAGGGAAAATACACGGTTGCAAAAGTAAAAGAAGAGTATGGAAAAAATACGGGCATGTTATATATGCCGATAGTGGATATTGACAAACCCGAATCCTGGATCGAACTGAGTAATTTTCTAAAAGATTTCAAACCGATCGCAGTAGAAGCCTGTTTTAAAACAGACAACTTTAAAGAGTTAAACCGCCTGTCGGAAATAACCCGGCAAGGAAGCCGTATCTGGATCAACACCTTATGGGATACTCTTTGCGGAGGTCATGATGATGAGTCTGCCATGACAGACAAAGATGCCAATTGGGGATGGGTAATAAAACAAGGTGCAACTTTAATTCAAACCGATCGTCCGAAAGAGTTAATCCGGTATTTAAAAGAAAAAGGGTTGCGGAACCTATAA
- the ilvB gene encoding biosynthetic-type acetolactate synthase large subunit — translation MSNTISGSEALIRSLINEEVSTIFGYPGGQIIPVFDCLYDFKDQVNHILVRHEQGAIHAAQGYARVSGKVGVALVTSGPGATNTVTGIADAMLDSTPIVVISGQVSSSLLGSDAFQEADIVGIAQPITKWAYQIRRVEDIAWAVARAFYIASNGRPGPVVLDIPKDIQGGQLEKYEYKKETFIRSYQPVPSFNQKDIDAAAQLINGAQRPLALVGQGVILSGAEAELKAFLEKADIPAASTILGLSAMPSDYPLNMGMLGMHGNIGPNVKTNECDVLIAIGMRFDDRVTGNLATYAKQAKIIHLDIDRAEINKNVTVDIKVLGDAKVTLSEITKLLHTNEHKAWRESFKPYEQKEYEVVIKKELFPEGTPLKMGEVIHKVSEATHNDAILVTDVGQNQMMAVRYFKNKRTRSVVTSGGLGTMGYGLPAAIGAKFGAPERTVCLFVGDGGFQMNIQELGTILQTGIDIKIILLNNQFLGMVRQWQELFFNERYSETIMKNPDFIGIAKAYGIEARKVNKREDLDDAIAEMLQYKGTYLLEVEVENKGLVYPMVPAGACISKILLGEE, via the coding sequence AGTTAGTACCATTTTCGGTTATCCGGGTGGTCAGATCATACCGGTTTTTGACTGTTTGTACGATTTTAAAGATCAGGTGAATCATATTCTTGTTCGTCATGAGCAGGGTGCTATTCATGCAGCCCAGGGTTACGCACGGGTTTCAGGTAAGGTCGGGGTTGCTTTGGTGACATCAGGTCCCGGAGCTACCAATACGGTTACAGGTATTGCTGATGCAATGCTGGACAGTACGCCCATTGTGGTGATATCCGGTCAGGTTTCTTCTTCTCTTCTGGGTTCAGATGCCTTTCAGGAAGCAGATATCGTTGGGATTGCCCAGCCGATCACTAAATGGGCTTATCAGATACGTCGTGTCGAAGACATAGCCTGGGCGGTCGCACGTGCATTTTATATCGCTTCCAACGGACGTCCCGGTCCTGTTGTATTGGATATTCCCAAGGATATCCAGGGTGGACAACTGGAAAAATATGAGTACAAGAAAGAAACTTTCATCAGGAGTTATCAACCTGTACCCAGCTTTAACCAGAAGGATATTGACGCGGCTGCTCAGTTAATTAATGGAGCGCAAAGACCTTTGGCTTTGGTTGGGCAAGGAGTCATCTTAAGCGGGGCGGAAGCTGAATTGAAAGCATTTCTGGAGAAGGCGGATATTCCTGCAGCATCAACTATCTTAGGACTTTCAGCGATGCCTTCCGATTATCCCCTGAATATGGGTATGCTTGGAATGCATGGAAATATCGGCCCGAATGTCAAAACCAATGAATGTGATGTCCTTATTGCCATCGGAATGCGATTTGACGATCGGGTTACCGGTAATCTGGCTACGTATGCCAAACAGGCCAAGATCATACATTTAGATATTGACAGGGCGGAGATTAATAAAAATGTAACAGTGGATATAAAGGTTCTGGGAGATGCCAAGGTAACGTTATCAGAGATAACAAAATTGCTTCATACTAATGAACATAAGGCGTGGCGGGAAAGTTTCAAACCTTATGAACAGAAGGAGTATGAAGTGGTGATCAAAAAGGAACTTTTCCCGGAAGGCACTCCCTTGAAAATGGGTGAAGTGATTCATAAAGTATCCGAGGCTACCCATAATGATGCTATACTGGTTACTGATGTAGGACAAAATCAGATGATGGCTGTCCGCTATTTTAAAAATAAACGGACGAGAAGTGTGGTTACCTCCGGAGGTCTTGGTACGATGGGTTATGGACTTCCTGCAGCCATTGGGGCCAAATTCGGGGCTCCGGAAAGAACCGTTTGTCTGTTTGTCGGTGATGGTGGGTTTCAGATGAATATCCAGGAATTGGGTACTATTTTGCAGACAGGGATAGATATCAAGATCATTCTGTTGAACAACCAGTTTCTGGGAATGGTACGCCAATGGCAGGAATTGTTTTTCAATGAACGTTATTCCGAAACCATCATGAAAAACCCGGATTTTATAGGAATTGCGAAAGCCTACGGCATTGAAGCACGTAAAGTGAACAAACGGGAAGACCTGGATGATGCTATTGCAGAGATGTTACAATACAAAGGGACATACCTTCTGGAAGTGGAAGTGGAAAATAAGGGGTTGGTATATCCTATGGTTCCGGCAGGAGCTTGTATCTCAAAAATTTTATTAGGAGAGGAGTAG